One window from the genome of Oryza glaberrima chromosome 3, OglaRS2, whole genome shotgun sequence encodes:
- the LOC127768479 gene encoding uncharacterized protein LOC127768479 translates to MAAPRTPLPLVLLLVSAALLAAAPLSPAAETGAAAFDVRRHLSTVTRYDVARGSNSVSSAPSMSDECRVIHLNLVARHGTRAPTKKRIKELDRLAVRLKALIDEAKQGPESDSLKKIPSWMKGWESPWKGRVKGGELVSEGEEELYNLAIRVKERFQGLFDEEYHPDVYSIRATQVPRASASAVAFGLGLLSGKGKLGPVKNRAFSVLSESRASDICLRFFDSCETYKDYRKRKEPDVEKQKEPILEHVTSALVNRYHLNFTPKDVSSLWFLCKQEASLMNITNQACQLFNEAEVYFLEWTDDLEGFVLKGYGESINYRMGLPLLKDVVQSMEEAIVAKEEHPDGTYEKARLRFAHAETVVPFSCLLGLFLEGSDFAKIQREESLDIPPVPPQGRNWKGSVVAPFAGNNMLALYQCPGKTDGGKISRDQKSSYFVQVIHNEAPVSMPGCGNKDFCPFEEFKEKIVEPHLKHDYDALCKIRPVAREEPSSFSSRMSNFFLGLFSQKGYRVSAQDVKSEL, encoded by the exons ATGGCTGCTCCCCGCACGCCTCTccccctcgtcctcctccttgtctccgccgcgctcctcgcggcggctcccctctcgccggcggccgagACCGGTGCCGCCGCGTTCgacgtccgccgccacctctccacCGTCACCAG GTACGATGTGGCGAGGGGATCCAATAGTGTGTCCTCCGCGCCGTCTATGTCGGATGAGTGCCGCGTGATCCACCTCAATCTCGTG GCAAGACATGGGACTCGCGCACCTACCAAAAAGAGAATCAAAGAGCTGGATAGACTGGCGGTTCGGTTGAAGGCTCTTATCGATGAAGCAAAACAAGGGCCTGAAAGTGACTCCCTGAAAAAAATTCCTTCATGGATGAAAGGGTGGGAGTCACCCTGGAAAGGTAGGGTGAAAGGTGGTGAGCTGGTCagtgaaggggaggaagagctATACAACCTTGCTATCAGAGTCAAGGAGAGGTTTCAAGGCCTATTTGATGAGGAATATCACCCTGATGTGTATTCAATAAGAGCAACTCAG GTTCCTCGGGCATCAGCTAGTGCAGTAGCATTTGGTTTGGGTCTACTTTCTGGGAAAGGGAAGCTTGGACCTGTGAAAAACCGTGCCTTTTCTGTTCTGAGTGAGAGTCGTGCAAGTGATATTTGTCTGCGATTCTTTGATAGCTGTGAAACATACAAG GACTACAGGAAAAGAAAGGAGCCTGATGTTGAAAAGCAAAAGGAACCAATTTTAGAACACGTCACATCGGCATTAGTTAACCGTTATCATCTCAATTTTACACCAAAAGATGTTTCTTCCCTCTGGTTCCTTTGCAAGCAG GAAGCATCTTTAATGAATATAACCAATCAAGCTTGTCAACTTTTTAATGAAGCTGAG GTTTATTTTCTAGAGTGGACAGATGATCTGGAGGGCTTTGTGCTAAAAGGTTATGGTGAGTCAATAAACTATCGGATGGGACTGCCATTGCTCAAGGACGTTGTCCAGTCAATGGAAGAAGCAATCGTTGCTAAAGAAG AACACCCTGATGGTACATATGAGAAGGCAAGGCTCCGATTTGCACATGCTGAAACTGTTGTCCCTTTCTCATGTCTTCttggtctttttcttgaagGATCAG ATTTTGCGAAGATACAACGGGAGGAATCATTGGACATACCTCCTGTGCCACCACAGGGAAGAAATTGGAAGGGCAGTGTTGTTGCACCTTTTGCTGGTAACAATATGTTGGCTTTATACCAGTGCCCAGGAAAAACTGATGGTGGTAAGATTTCTCGGGATCAGAAGAGCTCATACTTCGTGCAGGTTATACACAATGAAGCTCCAGTTTCAATGCCG gGATGCGGGAACAAAGATTTCTGCCCATTTGAAGAGTTCAAG GAGAAGATAGTTGAACCCCACCTGAAGCATGACTACGACGCCCTATGCAAGATAAGGCCGGTGGCAAGAGAGGAGCCTTCCTCCTTCAGTTCCAGGATGTCCAATTTCTTCCTAGGTTTGTTCTCGCAGAAAGGATACCGTGTTAGTGCTCAGGATGTGAAGTCGGAGCTGTAG